The genomic window CGCCGCCAACAACGATTAACTCTCGCTCTTTAAAGAAAGCCCCATCACAAACAGCACAATACGAGACACCACGACCGCCTAATTCTTGCTCTCCTGGAATACCTAACTTCTTGTATTCTGCACCTGTCGACACAATCACTGCTCGGGCTCTGTATTCTTTTGAACCAGCGATAATTTTTTTCGTATCGCCTTCATCAATAATTTCTTTTATATCTCCATATCCGTACTCTGCACCGAATTTTTTTGCGTGCTCAAACATTTTATTGGATAAATCCGGTCCAAGAATATGGTCAAATCCTGGATAGTTCTCTACTTCCTCTGTATTAGCCATTTGACCACCTGGCATACCTCTTTCAAGCATTAAGGTTTTTAAATTTGCTCTTGATGTATATACAGCAGCTGTCATTCCTGCTGGACCTGCACCTGCTATTATGACATCATAAATTGTTTCAGTTGACATGTTTAACACTCCTTACGCGCCAATTCTCTCTCTTATTCATGCGCCTCATCTAAAGAAGATCCACTCTTCTAATAGTCTTTTCTAATTCCGATATCTTATCCGTTTCACTCTTATCCTAGCGGAGTTTCCGACTGATTGTCTACTAACATGCTCAAGCCTGCCTCACGTTCCATCATGGAGAACAAAACGGAGTCGCGTTCTCCACGTTCCATTTTCTCCATACAGGATTTGACTCTTGCATCGCCGACAACAAACGCTGCTTTCATCATATCCATTGCTGACTCAACATTTCCAACATGATAGTCTGCTACAGCAAAGCAATGAAATAGCGATTGCTCTTTTAGCAATGTATGATCTTTTTTGCGTAAAGCTACTTCTTCATAAGCACCAATGTGGCAAAGAACATGAATAAGACGAATTTTGGAGTCATAGTGGATTGGTTTGATTTTTTTTAGGATCTCTCCATACTCGTTCGCTTTCTCTTTATAACCTAGTTGATGATGAAAAACGGCTATATTACAAAGTGCCAGTAAATTGCCTTGATCAGCTTCGAGTATCTCTTCACACTTATCAAAAGCCAATTGCTCCTGTCCCGTCCGAAACAGAGCCTCTGCTAAATGATTTTGGGCTGCCCAATTTTCAGGCTGTATATCAAGAACCTTTTTAAGCAATGGGATAGCCTCTCTTACATTTCCTTCAGTTAAGAGAATCCATGCATTTTCATGGTTATTTAATGACTCTTCTTCCTTCTCTTCTTCATCAAGAGGATCTTCTTCAAACAGCTCAGCTAATTCTTTTGCATCGTCAACAAATGCCCCTTTTGGTTCTAATGCTAAATAACGTGTAACGTGCTTTTCGGCTTGAAAAAAATGGCCAAGAAACACTTCATTATTCGCAATGAAAAAATGACATACTGGATGCTCATCATTGTACGTTTCTAAAATTTGGTACAGCAACTCATTGGAACGTTCATATTCGCCAAGTTCGGTTAATACTGCTGCTAATTGAATTTTAAAAATCGGTTCTGTTTCCGTTAATTTCACAGCTCGCTCAAATAACTTCGCTGCACGGGATAAACGCTTATCGTGAAATGCAGCCAATCCTTTATGAAAGAAATAATCGCCACTTCGATAAAATGGGATGACGACATTTGAATGAATCTTATTACTTGCTTGCTTTTTTCGCATCATCCGTTGTTACCTCCAAGCAAATCTAATCAATGCTCAAGTATACATTATAGCTTAATCCAGCTCTCGTTCCGACTACATTTTTGCTAAAAAAAAGAAAAAAGTCAACGGATCGTTTGACTTTTTTCGAAAATCTAGTCTTTATGACGCTGTTCTAGCGTGTTCATAATAGCTGCTAACGGAATATTTTTTTCTTCTAATAGTACAAGGAGGTGATAGAATAAGTCAGCAACTTCCCAATGCATCTCTGTTTGATCCTCATTCTTCGCTGCAATAATGACTTCGCTTGCCTCTTCGCCAACCTTTTTAAGGATTTTATCAATGCCTTCCGTAAAGAGGTATGTTGTATACGCACCTTCTGGCATTTCTTTTTTCCGATTAGATATCGTTTTTTCAAGAGATTCGAGTATAGCGAATGGATTACTTGTATTCCTATCGTTCTCACTGTCGCCTTTAAAACAACTTACGGCTCCTGTATGGCAAGCAGGGCCTTTCGGGTTAACGAAAAGCAAGACAGCATCTTGGTCACAATCGTAACGGATTTCAATTACTTCCTGCTTGTTGCCAGACGTTGCGCCTTTATTCCATAGTTCTTTTCTAGAACGACTATAAAACCACGATTCTTTCGTCTCTATCGTCAAGTCGAGTGCTTCTTGATTCATGTACGCTAATGTCAACACTTCCTTCGTTTGCGCATCTTGAACAATGGCTGGTACAAGCCCATTTTCGTTGAATTGAACGTTCGTCATCGTACATGCACTCCTTTTTCTTTTAATACCTTTTTCACTGCATCAATCGTTGTTTCTTTATAGTGAAAGATTGATGCTGCCAAAGCCGCATCAACTGTGGCTTTTTGGAAGACATCAACAAAATGCGTAGCTTCTCCTGCTCCTCCTGAAGCAATAATAGGTACATTGACACAATCCGTTAGCTTTTGCAGGAGAGGTACATCAAAGCCCGATTTCTCCCCATCTTTATCCATACTTGTCACAAGCAATTCCCCTGCTCCTAATTGAACTGCTTGCATGGCCCAAGCGTCAGCTGTCCAATCGGTCTCTTTACGACCACCATGAGTATAGACTTTCCAGGTATCCGATATTGAATCAAACTTAGCGTCAATGGCAACAACAATACATTGTGAGCCAAAGAAGCGCGACGCTTCTTCAATAAATTCGGGTCTTATGAGTGCTGCCGTATTTAACGAAACTTTATCTGCACCTGCTTGTAAAATGTTCCGAATGTTTTCGTTTGTATTAATACCGCCACCAACTGTAAATGGAATAGAAATAGACGCTGCTACTTTTTCCACAACATCTAACATGGTTTTTCTACCTTCATGAGATGCCGAGATATCTAAGAAAACAAGTTCGTCCGCACCTTGCTCATCATAATAGTGAGCAAGCTCCACCGGGTCGCCAGCATCTCGTAACGATAGAAATTGTGTTCCTTTAACGACTCGCCCTTCTTTCACATCTAAACATGGGATAATTCGTTTAGTTAGCATTGGTTTCCTCGCCTACTTTCACCGCTTCTTCCAAAGTAAAACGATTGGCGTAAAGTGCTTTACCAACAATGACTCCGGAAACCGTGGTCTGACAAAGTGCTTCTATGTCTTGAAGCTG from Shouchella hunanensis includes these protein-coding regions:
- a CDS encoding tetratricopeptide repeat protein, with the translated sequence MMRKKQASNKIHSNVVIPFYRSGDYFFHKGLAAFHDKRLSRAAKLFERAVKLTETEPIFKIQLAAVLTELGEYERSNELLYQILETYNDEHPVCHFFIANNEVFLGHFFQAEKHVTRYLALEPKGAFVDDAKELAELFEEDPLDEEEKEEESLNNHENAWILLTEGNVREAIPLLKKVLDIQPENWAAQNHLAEALFRTGQEQLAFDKCEEILEADQGNLLALCNIAVFHHQLGYKEKANEYGEILKKIKPIHYDSKIRLIHVLCHIGAYEEVALRKKDHTLLKEQSLFHCFAVADYHVGNVESAMDMMKAAFVVGDARVKSCMEKMERGERDSVLFSMMEREAGLSMLVDNQSETPLG
- the hisF gene encoding imidazole glycerol phosphate synthase subunit HisF, with protein sequence MLTKRIIPCLDVKEGRVVKGTQFLSLRDAGDPVELAHYYDEQGADELVFLDISASHEGRKTMLDVVEKVAASISIPFTVGGGINTNENIRNILQAGADKVSLNTAALIRPEFIEEASRFFGSQCIVVAIDAKFDSISDTWKVYTHGGRKETDWTADAWAMQAVQLGAGELLVTSMDKDGEKSGFDVPLLQKLTDCVNVPIIASGGAGEATHFVDVFQKATVDAALAASIFHYKETTIDAVKKVLKEKGVHVR
- the hisIE gene encoding bifunctional phosphoribosyl-AMP cyclohydrolase/phosphoribosyl-ATP diphosphatase HisIE, coding for MTNVQFNENGLVPAIVQDAQTKEVLTLAYMNQEALDLTIETKESWFYSRSRKELWNKGATSGNKQEVIEIRYDCDQDAVLLFVNPKGPACHTGAVSCFKGDSENDRNTSNPFAILESLEKTISNRKKEMPEGAYTTYLFTEGIDKILKKVGEEASEVIIAAKNEDQTEMHWEVADLFYHLLVLLEEKNIPLAAIMNTLEQRHKD